The window TACTGGACACGGATTTTTAAGGTGCAAATTTTTTCGGCATGGCAGAACGAGCACGATCCAATGATAAGAACGCAATTTTCCCTGAAAAACTAAAATTAAAGAAAATTGTGTCACCTAGTATTTCATTTCCATCTTTACACTTCCTACGTTTGTGATAGGTGTGCGCCGAATTTACACCCCATTGCGTTGGTATAAAATTCGCATTTATATACAGCCACTACGCCCCTATCGCCACCCACATTTTATACGGATGTCCGAACTCCAATTACCAGCAGGTAAATGAATCGGCTTTTCCGTTCCATCATTGTTTAGGAAGATACAATGCTCATTGCGCAAGGAAAGTCGTTAGCCTACGCTTCAACTCAAGCAACACCCCTTGAGTCTTATCAGGCACGAGTTGCCCACTACAGCACAACAATTAAGCTCTGCCGCGTGTTGTGCATTTTTTTTATGACCTATGTTCATATCCACCTTTTTAAAGATCCGGCGCTTCAATCTTCACCAATTTATCTGACAATCACCACATTCCTACGCGATATTATTGGCCGCTCAAGCGTCCCCCTCCTCTCGGTTATTTCAGGCTTCCTAGTGGTCGGTTATTTTGGTCGAAAATCTTTGGGCAGTTTCTATTACGGGAGAATGCAGGTTCTCATTTACCCCTTATTGTTTTGGAAAATTACTGGGCTTTTACTCATTATCGCAATGGATGGCTGGCGCACACCAACACTCAACAACTTTTTTCCGCTGACCGGTCATGGGGGCTATCCGCACCTGACTTTTTTGCGCGACCTTTTTGTTGTTTGCCTGCTCTCACCACTTTTGTTCTGGCTCGTAAGACGGTTTTATTTTTCTTTTTTAGTCATTTTTATTGCCTGCATTTACATGGATTTTTCGCCCATTATTTTACGCAGCCAGATCCTCGGTTTTTTTGTGCTGGGTATCGCGATCGCGATAAAGCCATTTCCGCCCATGCCGACACTAAAATATCTAGTGCCTGTGGGGTTTATTGCGGTAAGTGTTTTGTTGGTTTTATTCAAGCTGGAACTCACAACCAT of the Teredinibacter turnerae T7901 genome contains:
- a CDS encoding acyltransferase family protein, whose protein sequence is MLIAQGKSLAYASTQATPLESYQARVAHYSTTIKLCRVLCIFFMTYVHIHLFKDPALQSSPIYLTITTFLRDIIGRSSVPLLSVISGFLVVGYFGRKSLGSFYYGRMQVLIYPLLFWKITGLLLIIAMDGWRTPTLNNFFPLTGHGGYPHLTFLRDLFVVCLLSPLLFWLVRRFYFSFLVIFIACIYMDFSPIILRSQILGFFVLGIAIAIKPFPPMPTLKYLVPVGFIAVSVLLVLFKLELTTIDIKALPHFDDLVLRPICAYTMFVVALEVAKTKHLAAILVWLEPAVFLLFLSHFAFGNVFKGIFTNLPIVYTPTIYTAVILIIPVLCFVAAIIIKRLLSFVPKNLSVWVAGK